The Hydractinia symbiolongicarpus strain clone_291-10 chromosome 2, HSymV2.1, whole genome shotgun sequence genomic sequence tatttcttcagcgcgcgatgacggctaggattggccccacagtaaagaacgacttatttacctaaacttttaaattaagagctaccacagcgcccagtgtaatcgctgagttccggcaatcacgtcaaattaagaagaatgttatatcttggagtccaatttcctcatttatcacatttatcaggtcacagtccaaagttagttcaattaagtcccaccgtcaatcgtttcactgttaaaagcgatgcaacctcgtaatatcagataaatatcgctaaatacatgttggtacgaatatgtgacccaaccgctgtaactcaaacggactgacaccgttagaaagtcaatgaaatgtagtttttgaaactattgctatttcttccgcgcgcgctaacggctaggattggcccgcagcaaaaaaatgactttttctagcttaatttttaaatgaagcgctaccagagcgcccagtgtaatcgctgagttctggcaatccaaagttagttcaattaagtcccacagtcaatcgttttactattaaaagcgatgcaacctagtaatatcagataaatatcgctaaatacatgttggtacgattatgtgacccaaccgctgtaactcaaacgcactgacaccgttagaaagtcaatgaaatgtagtttttgaaactattgctatttcttcagcgcgcgctaacggctaggattggcccgcagcaaaaaaatgactttttctagCTTAGCTCAGTTACAAGGCTTTTCAGATTTCTATCATGGATAGGCATCATACTAGATATTTCCAGTATTTCTGTATAGGTTTTCTGCATCAGACCAGTTTTTGCACACAACGCTCTTTCATGGGTTGCCTAAAGGAGATTGTGTGCCTGTTTGCTGCAGAACATCCATACAAGGGGGCAATAATTGAAACAAGGTAAAATAAATGAGTtaaataataaatcaatttGATCTTGTTTGAGAAAATTTCGTATCCTCAGGAGTGCTTTTGTCTTTGAGGAAGCACTTTTGCACATCCCTTTTACGTGAGggtaaaatgaaagtttttcatCCAGAGTAATACCTAGTAACTTAACTTGTTTTGAAGGAGCAATAGAAGATGAGCCAATCTGAATGCTGATATTGCCAACATCAGCTCCCAGAATTATCATCTGAAACTTGCTTGGATTTGCAACCATACCATTTGAGTTGAACCAGTTTACCACTTTGACTATGTCAGAGTGCAAACTTTCTAGAACAGCAGTAATGCTACTCTTACAACTAAAAATGGTGTTGTCGTCGGCAAAGTTGCAGGTATCACCCTCCAATAACAGGAACAACAAATCAttaataaacacattgaataataTCGGTCCTAGGACAGAGCCTTGAGGAACTCCTAACAAATTTCTAACCACTCACTAACCGAGGAGCCTAACTCCACTCGATGTTTCCTGTTTGATAGATAGCTTAGTACAAGCTTTAATGTATTATATCCAACGCCATATGCCTCGAGTTTTGCAATTAAAAGACCAGAAGGGAGACAATCAAACGCTTTGGATAAATCCATCAAAACTGCACCGACTTTTCCAGATATTGAGTGACATTCTTGCCACTTTTGAAGCATGTTTAAAATAGCATACTGACAGCTGTAACTCTTTCGAAATCCACAAAGATGTTTAGACAAAAACGTGTTGAAGAATGGTAACAGTTGTTTGGCTAAAATGCTCTCAAAAACTTTGGAAACAGTTGGTAACAAACTGACAGGTCTATAATTTACCTTGTCTGTGGAGCTACCCTTTTTATATAAAGGGATTATCTCTGCCAAAGAAAAAAGACTAGGAAAAACAGAACTGTCAATAATAGAAgtgttaaaacattttgtaagtACTGGAACACAATATCTAGCAGCTAATTTAAGCATCTGACTTTCTTGCTATCATCTAACGCAAGAATTTCCTTAAACATGACATCCTCACAAATTGGAGACAACTCAAAAGTATGTGTCTGTTTTTTCGATTTAATGAAGAGGACTAGGATGAGACGCATACTTCTCAACTGCAGCAAGAACAGCATCACACTCGGATGAAAGAGCTTGAGGAATGTGTGGCATGTTAAGGTTGTcagtaattttattaaaatattcattaaaTATGTTTGCAATATCACTATCATTATTATATTGAATATATTTGTCAACAAGAGTAATTCTTTCTTTACCATATTTGGCTTTTTCATTAAACAAAGGTTTTACCGATTTCCAAAAACCTTTACCCATATTACTTCGGCCAAAGTTGGAAAAGAAAGTTTTCTTGTCCTGCCTATTTATATTGACCaccaagtttcttttttttttaaatgctctCACATCATCGTCTTTCCCGGAAGTGTTAGCTACCCTTTCAACGCGAACGTTTCATGATCGCCTTTCTGAGAGTTTTAGACACATGGGGCCTATTATTTACCCTGAGAAACTTGGTTTTCAATGGAGCATGTCTATCTAATAAAGATGTAAATATACTATGAAAATCATCATAATTTGAGATATTGGTCATAGACCGAGAAATATCCTctaaaaaataagtttcatCAAAATTCTTATAGCACCGGTAACTAATTTTAAGTGGTGGTAGTTTGACATATTGTGTTTTAAGCATTGTATAAACTAAGGAATGATAATCACTCAACCCAGTTACAGCCGCTCCTGTATGCATGAGAGAGTGTTTCCTGTTGGAAAGAATCAAATCAATGCAAGATCCCGAAGAGTACTTCCAACAAGTTTTCTCCTTCATGTGATTATAAAGAGAGTGAGTTAGTAAAAACTCCCCTAAATCAGTATCAGCTGGATCTAGGTTGAAATCACCATTTATCAAGATATTATCATAATTATAGAAATCTAGATCTTCTGAAAGTTGagacaaaaaatatttggagTTTTGACTTggtggtctataaatactgCATACTAACCATTTTTGTTTTCGTAGTCTTAATTCAACAATTGTAACTTGAATATTAGGGTTTAAGATAAACTGCTCAAGACGACGTGATGGGATGTCACTCTTAACAAAAGTTAACAATCCACCTCTATTCGCGCTGAAGTCTAAACGATATGGATTCGAGTAACCGTCCATTACAAATTGACTTGAAGGAAATGAACTATCCAGCTTTGTTTCTGCAACTGTTATGACGTCAAAGAGATCATCCATAACACACTTGAAACTCTCAAACTTATTACGAATTGAGGTGATGTTTAAATaaccaataaaaacattttttggttGGTCTCGTCGTAAACGATGCATTTTATCAATATCATTCTCCAAATCTGGTTGCTCAGGAGCCATCAACTCAGTGTTGCTTGAAGGATATCAATATTTGTTTATAACTTCAGCtagattttttgttaataatttagTACCATTTTTGTTCAGATGCAAGTTGCTACCATTAAGACgaattttgttgatgttgttgttgactatatagcaaatatttcttaataaagtcaatgaaatgtagtttttgaaactgtcgctgtttcatcagcgcgcgataacggctaggattggtcccacagtaaaaaaatgactttttttagcttaatttttaaataaagcgctaccacagcgcccagtgtaatcgctgagttccggcaatcatgtcaaattaagaagaatgttatttcttggagtccaatttcctcatttatcacatttatcaggtcacagtccaaagttagttcaattaagtaccacagtcaatcgattcatagttaaaagcgatgcaacatagtaatatcagaaatatatcgctaaatacatgttggtacgaatatgtgacccaaccgttgtaactcaaacggactgacaccgtcagaaagtcaatgaaatgtagtttttgaaactgtcgctatttcttcagcgcgcgctaacggctaggattggtcccacagtaaaaaaatgactttttttagcttaatttttaaataaagcgctaccacagcgaccagtgtaatcgctgagttccggcaatcacgtcaaattaagaagaatgttatttcttggagtccaatttcctcatttatcacatttatcaggtcacagtccaaagttagttcaattaagtcccaccgtcaaacgtttcactgttaaaagcgatgcaacctagtaatgtcagataaatatcgctaaatacatgttggtacgaatatgtgacccaaccgttgtaactcaaacggactgacaccgtcagaaagtcaatgaaatgtagtttttgaaactgtcgctatttcttcagcgcgcgctaacggctaggattggtcccacagtaaaaaaatgactttttttagcttaatttttaaataaagcgctaccacagcgaccagtgtaatcgctgagttccggcaatcacgtcaaattaagaagaatgttatttcttggagtccaattgtctcactttctcatttataaggtcacagtccataatcagttcaattaagtcccaccgtcagtcgtttcactgtgaaaagcgatgcaacctagtaatatcagataaatatcgctaaatacatgttggtacaaatatgtgacctaaccgttgcaactacaacggactgacaccgttagaaattcaatgaaatgtagtttttgaaactgtcgctgtttcatcagcgcgcgataacggctaggattggtcccacaataaaaaaatgactttatttatcttaattcttaaatgacgcgctactacagggcccagtgtaatcgctgagtttcggcaataatgtcaaattaagaagaatgtcattttttggagtccaatttcctcatttatcaaacttatcaggttacagtccaaagttagttcaaataagttccacagtcaatcgtttcattgttaaaagcgatgcaacctagtaatctcagaaaaatatcgctaaacacatgttgatacgaatatgtgacccaaccgttgaaactcaaacggactggcagcgttagaaagtcgatgaaatgtagttttttaaactgtcgctattttttcattgcgcgataacggctaggattgctcccagagttaaaaatgacttattaatctgaatttttaaataaagcgcaaccacagcgcccagtgtaatcgctgagttccggcaatcatgtcaaattaagaagaatgttatttcttggagtccaatttcctcatttatcacatttatcaggtcacagtccaaagttagttcaaataagtcccaccgtcaatcgtttcactgttaaaagcgatgcaacctagtaatatcagataaatatcgctaaatacatgttggtacgaatatgtgacctaaccgttgaaactacaacggactgacaccgttagaaattcaatgaaatgtagtttttgaaactgtcgctgtttcatcagcgtgcgaaaacggctaggattggtcccacaataaaaaaatgactttatttatcttaattcttaaatgacgcgctaccacagggcccagtgtaatcgctgagtttcggcaatcatgtcaaattaagaagaatgtaatttctcggagtccaattgtctcactttctcattcataaggtcacagtccataatcagttcaattaagtcccacagtcaatcgtttcactgttaaaagccatacaacctagtaatatcagaaaaatatcgctaaatacatgttggtacgaatatgtgacccaaccgttgtaaatcaaacggactgacaccgtcagaaagtcaatgaaatgtagtttttgaaactgtcactatttcttcagcgcgagctaacgctaggattggtcccacagtaaaaaaatgactttttttagcttaatttttaaataaagcgctaccacagcgcccagtgtaatcgctgagttccggcaatcatgtcaaattaagaagaatgttatatcttggagtccaatttcctcatttatcacatttatcaggtcacagtccaaagttagttcaattaagtcccaccgtcaatcgtttcactgttaaaagcgatgcaacctcgtaatatcagataaatatcgctaaatacatgttggtacgaatatgtgacctaaccgttgaaactacaACGGACtggcactgttagaaagtcaatgaaatgtagtttttgaaactgtcgctatttcttcagcgcgcgctaacggctaggattggtaccacagtaaataaatgactttttttagcttaatttttaaataaagcgctaccacagcgcccagtgtaatcgctgagttccggcaatcacgtcaaattaagaagaatgttatttcttgaagctcaattgtctcactttctcatttataaggtcacagtccataatcagttcaattaagtcccacagtcaatcgtttcactgttaaaagccatacaacctagtaatatcagaaaaatatcgctaagtacatgttggaacgaatatgtgcctcaaccattgtaactcaaacggattgatactgttagaaagtcaatgaaatgtactttttgaaactgtctctatttctccagcgctggataacggctaggattggtcccacagtaaaaaaatgacttttttagcttaatttttaaatgaagcgctaccacagcgcccagtgtaatcgctgatttccggcaatcacgtcaaattaagaagaatcttatttcttggagtccaattttctcactttcacatttataaggtcacagtccataatcagttcaattaagtctcacagtcaatcgtttcactgttaaaagccatacaacttagtaataccgaaataatatcgctaaatacatgttggtacgaatatgtgactcaaccgttgtaactcaaacggattgatactgttagaaagtcaatgaaatgtagtttttggaactgtcgctatttcttcagcgcgcgataacggctagtattggtcccacagtaaaaaaatgacttttttagcttaatttttaaatgaagcgctaccacagcgcccagtgtaatcgctgatttccggcaatcacgtcaaattaagaagaatcttatttcttggagtccaattttctcactttcacatttataaggtcacagtccataatcagttcaattaagtctcacagtcaatcgtttcactgttaaaagccatacaacttagtaataccgaaataatatcgctaaatacatgttggtacgaatatgtgactcaaccgttgtaactcaaacggattgatactgttagaaagtcaatgaaatgtagtttttggaactgtcgctatttcttcagcgcgcgataacggctagtattggtcccacagtaaaggatgatttatttacctaaactttcaaatgaagcgctaccacagcgcccagtgtaatcgctgagttccggcaatcacgtcaaattatgaagaatgttatttcttggagtccaattgtctcatttatcacatttatcaggtcacagtccaaagttagttcaattaagtccaacagtcaatcgtttcattgttaaaagcgatgcaacctagtaatatcagaaaaatatcgctaaatacatgttggtacgaatatgtgaccaaaccgttgtaactaaaacggactgacaccgttagaaagtcaatgaaatgtagtttttgaaactgacgccatttcttcagcgcgcgataacggttaggattggtcccacagtaaagaatgacttatgtgtctaaactcttaaataaagcgctaccccagcggccagtgtaatcgctgagctctggcaatcacgtcaaatttagaagaatgttatttcttggagtccaattgtctcatttttcacatttatcaggtcacagaccaaagttagttcaattaagtcccacagtcaatcgtttcattgttaaaagcgatgcaacctagtaatatcaaaaaaatatcgctaaatatatgttggtacgaatatgtgacccaaccgttgtaactcaaacggattaacacagttaaaaagtcaatgaaatgtagatttgagactgttgctatttcttcagcgcgcgataacggccaggattggtcccacagttaaaaatgatttattaatctaaatttttaattgaagcgctaccacagcgcccagtgaaatggctgagtttcggcaaccatttcaaattaagaagaatgttatttcttgggtccaattttcttactttcacatttataaggtcacagtccataatcagttcaattaagtctcacagtcaatcgtttcactgttaaaagccatacaacttagtaataccgaaaaaatatcgctaaatacatgttggtacgaatatgtgactcaaccgttgtaactcaaacggattgatactgttagaaagtcaatgaaatgtagtttttggaactgtcgctatttcttcagcgcgcgataacggctagtattggtcccacagtaaaggatgaattatttacctaaactttcaaatgaagcgctaccacagcgcccagtgtaatcgctgagttccggcaatcacgtcaaattaagaagaatgttatttcttggagtccaattgtctcatttatcacatttatcaggtcacagtccaaagttagttcaattaagtccaacagtcaatcgtttcatagttaaaagcgatgcaacctagtaatatcagaaaaatatcgctaaatacatgttggtacgaatatgtgaccaaaccgttgtaactaaaacggactgacaccgttagaaagtcaatgaaatgtagtttttgaaactgacgccatttcttcagcgcgcgataacggttaggattggtcccacagtaaagaatgacttatgtgtctaaactcttaaataaagcgctaccccagcggccagtgtaatcgctgagctctggcaatcacgtcaaatttagaagaatgttatttcttggagtccaattgtctcatttttcacatttatcaggtcacagaccaaagttagttcaattaagtcccacagtcaatcgtttcattgttaaaagcgatgcaacctagtaatatcaaaaaaatatcgctaaatatatgttggtacgaatatgtgacccaaccgttgtaactcaaacggattaacacagttaaaaagtcaatgaaatgtagatttgagactgttgctatttcttcagcgcgcgataacggccaggattggtcccacagttaaaaatgatttattaatctaaatttttaattgaagcgctaccacagcgcccagtgaaatggctgagtttcggcaaccatttcaaattaagaagaatgttatttcttgggtccaattttcttactttcacatttataaggtcacagtccataatcagttcaattaagtctcacagtcaatcgtttcactgttaaaagccatacaacttagtaataccgaaaaaatatcactaaatacatgttggtacgaatatgtgactcaaccgttgtaactcaaacggattgatactgttagaaagtcaatgaaatgtagtttttgaaactgtcgctatttcttcagcgcaagataacggccaggattggtcccacagttaaaaatgacttaataatctaaatttttaattgaagtgctaccacagcgcccagtgaaatcgctgagtttcggcaatcatttcaaattaagaagaatgttatttcttggagtccaattgtctcatttatcacatttatcaggtcacagtccaaagttagttcaattaagtccaacagtcaatcgtttcatagttaaaagcgatgcaacctagtaatatcagaaaaatatcgctaaatacatgttggtacgaatatgtgaccaaaccgttgtaactaaaacggactgacaccgttagaaagtcaatgaaatgtagtttttgaaactgacgccatttcttcagcgcgcgataacggttaggattggtcccacagtaaagaatgacttatgtgtctaaactcttaaataaagcgctaccccagcggccagtgtaatcgctgagctctggcaatcacgtcaaatttagaagaatgttatttcttggagtccaattgtctcatttttcacatttatcaggtcacagaccaaagttagttcaattaagtcccacagtcaatcgtttcattgttaaaagcgatgcaacctagtaatatcaaaaaaatatcgctaaatatatgttggtacgaatatgtgacccaaccgttgtaactcaaacggattaacacagttaaaaagtcaatgaaatgtagatttgagactgttgctatttcttcagcgcgcgataacggccaggattggtcccacagttaaaaatgatttattaatctaaatttttaattgaagcgctaccacagcgcccagtgaaatggctgagtttcggcaaccatttcaaattaagaagaatgttatttcttgggtccaattttcttactttcacatttataaggtcacagtccataatcagttcaattaagtctcacagtcaatcgtttcactgttaaaagccatacaacttagtaataccgaaaaaatatcgctaaatacatgttggtacgaatatgtgactcaaccgttgtaactcaaacggattgatactgttagaaagtcaatgaaatgtagtttttgaaactgtcgctatttcttcagcgcgcgataacggccaggattggtcccacagttaaaaatgacttattaatctaaatttttaattgaagtgctaccacagcgcccagtgaaatcgctgagtttcggcaatcatttcaaattaagaagaatgttatttcttggagtccaattgtctcactttcacatctataaggtcacagtccataatcagttcaactaagtcccacagtcaatcgttttactgttaaaagccatacaacttagtaataccgaaaaaatatcgctaaatacatgttggtacgaatatgtgacacaaccgttgtaactcaaacggactgacaccgttagaaagtcaatgaaatgtagtttttgaagctgtagctacttcttcagcgcgcgataacggctaggattggtcccacagtaaaatttgacttatttatctaattttttaaatgaagcgctaccacagcgcccagtgtaatcgctgatttgcagtaatcacgtcaaattaagaagaatattttttcttggcgtccatttgtgttatctatcacattgatccggtcacagttcaaagttagttcaattaagtcccacagtcaatcgtttcactgttaaaagcgatgcaacctagtaatatcagataaatatcgctaaatacatgttggtacgaatatgtgacccaaccgttgaaactcaaacgaactgacacagttagaaagtcaatgaaatgtagtttttcaaactgtcgctatttcttcagcgcgcaaaaa encodes the following:
- the LOC130627302 gene encoding uncharacterized protein LOC130627302 — protein: MGKGFWKSVKPLFNEKAKYGKERITLVDKYIQYNNDSDIANIFNEYFNKITDNLNMPHIPQALSSECDAVLAAVENLFSLAEIIPLYKKGSSTDKVNYRPVSLLPTVSKVFESILAKQLLPFFNTFLSKHLCGFRKSYSCQYAILNMLQKWQECHSISGKVGAVLMDLSKAFDCLPSGLLIAKLEAYGVGYNTLKLVLSYLSNRKHRVELGSSGDTCNFADDNTIFSCKSSITAVLESLHSDIVKVVNWFNSNGMVANPSKFQMIILGADVGNISIQIGSSSIAPSKQVKLLGITLDEKLSFYPHVKGMCKSASSKTKALLRIRNFLKQDQIDLLFNSFILPCFNYCPLATHERALCAKTGLMQKTYTEILEISSMMPIHDRNLKSLVTELS